A window of Citrus sinensis cultivar Valencia sweet orange chromosome 7, DVS_A1.0, whole genome shotgun sequence contains these coding sequences:
- the LOC102617323 gene encoding DEAD-box ATP-dependent RNA helicase 16 → MGKSKEIPSKEVKQAEEEEAEAEEEKSFEELGLDLRLVHALNKKGIQKPTLIQQASIPLILEGKDVVARAKTGSGKTFAYLLPLLHRLFNESSPKSKLAPAALVLVPTRELCQQVYSEVMALIELCKGQVQLKVVQLTSSMPASDLRAALAGPPDIVIATPGCMPKCLSTGVLQSKSFSDSLKILVLDEADLLLSYGYEDDLKALSAVIPRGCQCLLMSATSSSDVDKLKKLILHNPYILTLPEVGDVKDEVIPKNVQQFWISCSERDKLLYILTLLKLELVQKKALIFTNTIDMAFRLKLFLEKFGIKSAILNAELPQNSRLHILEEFNAGLFDYLIATDDTQTKEKDQSDEGGHVDSRKSKKHPKAKLDSEFGVVRGIDFKNVHTVINFEMPQNAAGYVHRIGRTGRAYNTGASVSLVSPDEMKIFEEIKSFVGDDENEDSNIIAPFPLLAQNAVESLRYRAEDVAKSVTKIAVRESRAQDLRNEILNSEKLKAHFEVNPKDLDLLKHDKDLSKKPPASHLRDVPDYLLDAKTQEACKMVKLARAAMGNKNSSRRQGPRRKFRKSDPLKSFSAEPTKRAGKGRMKREGRNGDDTGKHKKKKSL, encoded by the exons ATGGGTAAAAGTAAAGAAATCCCATCAAAAGAAGTCAAGcaagcagaagaagaagaagcagaagcggaagaagagaaaagcttcGAAGAGCTCGGGTTGGACCTCCGTCTAGTTCATGCCCTTAACAAAAAGGGCATTCAAAAACCCACCTTAATTCAGCAAGCTTCGATTCCTCTTATTCTT GAAGGCAAGGATGTGGTTGCAAGAGCGAAAACGGGTTCTGGGAAGACCTTTGCTTATCTTCTTCCTTTGCTTCACAGGCTATTCAACGAGTCTTCACCTAAGAGCAAGCTTGCTCCAGCTGCGTTAGTTCTTGTCCCGACAAGGGAGTTATGTCAACAG GTTTATTCGGAGGTTATGGCACTTATTGAGTTATGTAAAGGTCAAGTTCAGTTGAAAGTTGTGCAGTTGACGAGCAGCATGCCTGCGTCTGATTTG CGGGCTGCATTGGCAGGACCTCCTGATATTGTGATAGCTACTCCTGGTTGCATGCCTAAATGCTTGTCCACTGGTGTACTTCAATCAAAATCTTTTAGTGATTCACTGAAAATTCTTGTGCTTGATGAG GCAGATCTTTTGTTGTCGTATGGATACGAAGATGATCTGAAAGCTCTTTCAGCTGTCATTCCTAGAGGCTGTCAGTGCCTTCTTATGTCTGCTACTTCAAG TTCTGATGttgataaattgaaaaagctGATTCTGCACAATCCCTACATTTTGACTTTGCCAGAAGTTGGAGACGTTAAAGATGAGGTTATTCCCAAAAATGTTCAGCAATTCTGG ATTTCATGCAGTGAACGTGATAAATTACTCTACATTCTTACCCTCTTGAAGCTGGAATTAGTTCAGAAAAAAGctctgatatttacaaatacaaTTGACATGGCTTTCAGATTGAAATTATTCCTGGAAAAG TTTGGTATCAAGTCTGCTATTTTAAATGCTGAGTTGCCACAGAATTCTCGTCTGCATATACTTGAG GAATTCAATGCTGGGCTTTTTGATTATCTGATTGCAACTGATGATacccaaacaaaagaaaaggatCAAAGTGATGAGGGTGGTCATGTTGACTCAAGAAAGTCTAAAAAGCATCCCAAAGCAAAGTTAGACTCTGAATTTGGAGTGGTGAGGGGAATTGACTTCAAAAATGTACATACG gttataaattttgaaatgcctCAAAATGCCGCTGGATACGTACATCGAATTGGGCGTACTGGAAGAGCGTACAATACTGGTGCTTCAGTCTCTCTG GTTTCTCCAGATGAGATGAAAAtctttgaagaaataaaatccttCGTTGGGGATGATGAAAACGAGGATTCAAACATTATTGCACCTTTTCCTTTGCTAGCTCAAAATGCAGTGGAGTCTTTGCGATATAGGGCTGAG GATGTTGCAAAGAGTGTGACAAAGATTGCCGTCAGAGAATCACGAGCTCAGGACCTGAGAAATGAAATTCTCAACTCTGAAAA GTTAAAGGCACATTTTGAAGTTAATCCTAAAGATTTAG ATCTATTGAAGCATGACAAGGATCTAAGCAAGAAGCCCCCAGCTTCTCACCTACGTGACGTGCCAGACTACCTATTAGATGCAAAAACTCAGGAAGCCTGCAAGATGGTCAAGCTTGCGAGAGCAGCAATGGGAAATAAAAACTCTTCTCGCCGCCAGGGACCtagaagaaaatttagaaaaagtGATCCTCTCAAAAGTTTCTCTGCTGAG CCAACAAAGAGAGCGGGCAAAGGTAGGATGAAAAGAGAGGGAAGAAATGGGGATGATACTGGTaagca